The Thermomicrobiales bacterium nucleotide sequence GACGGATGGGACGCAAGGGACAGGCGATCACGTTGCTTGGCCCGGAGGACGGCGCGAAGTGGCGGCAGCTCGAACGGGGCATCGGCCGACGCATCACCCGCGAGGCATGGCCGGGCGCTGAGGCGGCGATCGCTGCCGATCCGACTCTGGCGCAGCCGCTCTCAACAACGCCGGCAACACCGCGACGTACGCCGCGACCGGTCGCCCGTCCAGTGGCGCAGACTTCCGGCCCACGTGAGCGCCACACGATTGTCTGCACCTCGTGCGGACGCACGGCGCAGGTGCCGTTCGTGCCGGATCCAGACCGACCAGTGTATTGCTCGGACTGCTACTCGCCGCGTCGCCGCCGCCACTAGGCGTCGGTCGGTTCATCCTCGTTCGCGCCAATGATGACTTCATAGCGTCGTCGATGTCGAATATGACGGTCTCGCAGGAGCCGCACGACATCGACGGCGCGAACCCGCTTCGCGCTCGGGCGTGGGTGGTCGGCAAAGTGCAACGTCACCGGCAGGAAGCGGCCGAGGCGGCCGTCGCGGATCGCATCCGCGAGCTGGTCAAGATCGTTGATACCCGGCACATCCTCAATGGTGAGATCTGCTTCGGCCACGTCCGGCGGATGTTCCAGCCAGATGTAAATCCGGGCTTCGTTGTCACTGGCGGATGCGTCGTTCATTCCGTCTCCCGGCTTCCCGCTGCTTTTCTGTGCGAGGCGCGAATCATGCTACGATAACCTCAGAGAGCGTACCGGATCGCGCCGGTCGTATGAAATGTGGGGATGCGGGCTTGTTTCGCCCCGTAGATAGAGGAGTAGAGTCAGTTCGGTCGTGGGTCAATGTTGACCAATACACGTCGGGCCAGATTCTGGGACGAGAGGATTTTCTAGCGTATGACAGCAGCAGCAGCCGGCCTTGATGGCCTCGTTGTCGCACAAACCCAGCTCAGCTCGGTCAACGGCACCGACGGCATCCTTACCTATCGTGGATACAACATCAACGACCTCGCCGAGAAGGTCCGTTTCGAGGAGATCATCTATCTCCTGTGGTACGGATCACTTCCCACTCGCTCCCAGCTCGACGACCTTACCAGCAAGTCTCGCCAGCACCGCCAGATTTCAGCCGACGTAGCGAACACCATCGCTGCCCTGCCGCGTGGTGGCGCACCGATCGACTCACTCAAGGTTGGCGTCACGGCGCTAGGCATGCAGGATGAGAACCAGGACGACCTCAGCCAGGAAGGGCTTCGCGACAAGGCGCTCGGCCTCGCCGCCGCCATGCCGACGATCCTCGCGTCGTACCAGCGCCTGCGCAACGGCCAGGAGCCGGTCGCGCCGGATCCGGACCTCGACATCGCCGCCAATTTCCTCTACATGGTGCGCGGCGAGAAGCCGAGCCAGACGCAGGCAGACGCGTTCAATCTCTACCTTGTCCTGCTGGCCGAGCACTCGATGAACGCTTCGACCTTCACCTCGCGCTCGACCATCTCATCAAGCTCGGACATCTATTCAGCAGTCACGGCAGCACTCGGCAGCCTGAAGGGCGTCGCCCACGGTGGCGCGAACATGATGGCGATGAACATGCTGCTGGAGATCGGCGACCCGGACAAGATCGAGGCGTATGTCGACGAGTCCCTGCAGATCAAGCGCCGCCTGATGGGCCTCGGCCATCGCATCTAC carries:
- a CDS encoding citrate synthase (catalyzes the formation of citrate from acetyl-CoA and oxaloacetate), which produces MTAAAAGLDGLVVAQTQLSSVNGTDGILTYRGYNINDLAEKVRFEEIIYLLWYGSLPTRSQLDDLTSKSRQHRQISADVANTIAALPRGGAPIDSLKVGVTALGMQDENQDDLSQEGLRDKALGLAAAMPTILASYQRLRNGQEPVAPDPDLDIAANFLYMVRGEKPSQTQADAFNLYLVLLAEHSMNASTFTSRSTISSSSDIYSAVTAALGSLKGVAHGGANMMAMNMLLEIGDPDKIEAYVDESLQIKRRLMGLGHRIYKTRDPRVNHLMKWSEKVANEVGDTKWYQLAHNMEELTNHHPYFTERKLYPNVEFYSAPLLYNLGFPPDLMPGVFALSRIAGWSANIMEQMAENRLMRPQAEYVGPTHQDFVPIDERG